One window from the genome of Fibrobacter sp. UWB4 encodes:
- a CDS encoding ubiquinone/menaquinone biosynthesis methyltransferase produces the protein MKSPVRKMFDGIASRYDFLNHFLSCYQDVLWRRYCCKRLKKMMGAEWRDEMPGLLDETPLSGKPRGLNKVRLLDLCGGTGDFANTFRKIFESGCKCKNVSQNGVSRDFVVDPAVIGDFSYGMLAEVKPKKIDAHAVQLDAMKMPFAERQFDVILNGFGMRNVPDARGALMESYRVLDVGGYLCVLEFFSPRNLFNKFFYKVLAPLFIPVMGAFFSGKRDAYEYLVNSIIRFLPVDQFCKMAEECGFEVKQVKMFDGGISFGVFLHKPGNA, from the coding sequence ATGAAAAGTCCCGTGCGTAAGATGTTCGATGGCATTGCGAGCCGTTACGATTTTCTGAATCACTTTCTGAGCTGCTATCAGGATGTGCTGTGGCGCAGGTATTGCTGCAAGCGCTTGAAAAAGATGATGGGCGCTGAATGGCGAGACGAAATGCCGGGATTGCTTGACGAGACGCCGCTTTCGGGAAAGCCGCGCGGTTTGAATAAAGTGCGTCTGCTCGACTTGTGCGGGGGAACGGGCGATTTTGCTAACACGTTCCGCAAGATTTTCGAATCCGGTTGCAAGTGCAAGAATGTTTCGCAAAACGGGGTGTCGCGCGACTTTGTCGTGGATCCGGCTGTAATCGGTGATTTTTCGTACGGGATGCTTGCCGAAGTCAAGCCGAAGAAAATCGATGCGCATGCGGTACAGCTCGATGCGATGAAAATGCCTTTTGCCGAACGCCAGTTTGACGTCATCTTGAACGGCTTTGGCATGCGCAATGTGCCCGATGCCCGTGGCGCCTTGATGGAATCGTACCGCGTACTTGACGTGGGCGGCTACCTCTGCGTTTTGGAATTTTTCTCGCCGAGGAACTTGTTCAACAAGTTCTTCTATAAAGTGCTTGCGCCGCTGTTCATTCCGGTGATGGGCGCCTTTTTTAGCGGCAAGCGCGATGCCTACGAATACCTGGTGAACTCGATTATCCGCTTTTTGCCGGTCGATCAGTTCTGCAAGATGGCCGAAGAATGCGGCTTTGAAGTCAAGCAGGTCAAGATGTTCGATGGCGGAATTTCGTTTGGCGTGTTCTTGCACAAGCCGGGGAATGCATGA
- a CDS encoding biotin--[acetyl-CoA-carboxylase] ligase — translation MFSQERNFTDWQLTGFGDAPAFLFETVGSTHKLMKSMAAAGEIAPGTLFVADSQSDGHGRHERTWDSPAGKNLYFNILIPLDGIPASNFAQITQVAALTFAETFNNVRECAKDSQAGPANRDCAESENANSPKITVKWPNDILYGKSKFCGILAEIVFVKREVPASAGMTMQQDAPRPALSMGVGINVNSDPAEYAHLNRAVTTLKEIFGHSINREKLLQALIGNLERAIGQFRAFGISPWISAWRKMDQFIGARGTIVVNNHCTDQNRDSGEGAIKKTGRIIDMNNDGSLLFECDDGTVETVISADLEI, via the coding sequence ATGTTTTCTCAAGAACGCAATTTTACAGACTGGCAGCTTACTGGCTTTGGTGATGCCCCCGCATTTCTCTTCGAGACGGTCGGCAGCACACACAAGCTCATGAAGTCCATGGCAGCCGCTGGAGAAATTGCCCCGGGAACGCTCTTTGTTGCAGACTCACAAAGCGATGGTCATGGTCGTCACGAACGCACGTGGGACTCCCCCGCCGGCAAGAATCTTTATTTCAACATTTTAATCCCGCTCGACGGAATACCCGCAAGCAATTTCGCACAAATTACGCAAGTTGCAGCTCTCACGTTCGCAGAAACATTCAACAATGTTCGAGAATGCGCGAAGGATAGCCAAGCAGGTCCCGCAAATCGGGATTGCGCAGAATCGGAAAACGCGAACTCGCCAAAAATTACGGTCAAATGGCCCAACGACATTCTCTATGGCAAAAGCAAGTTCTGCGGGATTCTCGCGGAAATAGTCTTCGTCAAGAGGGAGGTCCCCGCTTCCGCGGGGATGACAATGCAACAAGATGCGCCGCGCCCAGCGCTCTCGATGGGAGTCGGCATAAACGTCAATAGCGATCCCGCCGAATATGCGCACCTGAATCGCGCCGTCACCACGCTCAAAGAAATCTTCGGGCATTCCATCAACCGCGAAAAGCTTTTGCAAGCGCTTATCGGGAATCTCGAACGCGCCATCGGGCAGTTCCGCGCCTTCGGCATATCGCCCTGGATTAGCGCCTGGCGCAAGATGGACCAGTTCATCGGCGCCCGCGGCACCATCGTCGTGAACAACCACTGCACCGATCAAAACCGGGACTCCGGCGAAGGCGCCATCAAAAAAACAGGCCGTATCATCGACATGAACAATGATGGCAGCCTGCTCTTTGAATGTGACGACGGAACCGTCGAAACCGTTATATCAGCAGATCTGGAAATTTAA
- a CDS encoding UbiX family flavin prenyltransferase, whose translation MSRFVLGVTGASGSIYATRTAMYLQRFHHEVTLIVTHPGKQVLEYEGQSALFDYCKDVCNVDDFFAECASGSSDIAGMAVVPCSMGTLGRIAAGTSDNLLVRAADVCLKERRPLVIVPREMPYNLIHIENMKRVTLAGAVVIPASPQFYSKPKSIEELVDTVVAKILKHLGVEQALVASVAKVWNGDEREIPARRRE comes from the coding sequence ATGAGCCGCTTTGTGCTTGGAGTGACGGGTGCAAGCGGCAGCATTTATGCGACCCGTACGGCGATGTACTTGCAGCGTTTTCATCATGAGGTGACGCTCATCGTGACGCACCCGGGCAAACAGGTTCTCGAATATGAGGGGCAAAGTGCGCTTTTCGACTATTGCAAGGACGTGTGCAACGTGGATGATTTTTTTGCGGAATGCGCGAGCGGTTCTAGCGATATTGCAGGCATGGCGGTGGTGCCGTGCTCCATGGGAACGCTTGGACGCATTGCGGCGGGGACTTCGGATAATTTGCTTGTGCGCGCGGCGGATGTTTGCCTCAAGGAACGCAGGCCGCTCGTGATTGTGCCGCGCGAAATGCCGTACAACTTGATCCACATCGAGAATATGAAACGAGTGACCTTGGCGGGGGCGGTTGTGATTCCGGCGTCGCCGCAGTTCTACAGCAAGCCCAAAAGCATCGAAGAACTCGTGGATACCGTCGTCGCGAAAATCCTAAAGCACTTGGGCGTGGAACAAGCGCTTGTTGCAAGTGTTGCTAAAGTGTGGAATGGCGATGAAAGGGAGATTCCCGCTCGGAGGCGGGAATGA
- a CDS encoding 4-hydroxybenzoate octaprenyltransferase, translating to MNKILEFTHLVRLSHSLFAMPFAIGSMWVAANGFRDMSAYETVRIIVLIVLCMVTARNSAMSFNRIADAKFDAENPRTAKRHLPAGRLSRKSVMAFLALNGILFVVFAWMLQPLAGALAFPVWLLLLSYSYWKRFSWLCHWFLGFAIGMSPLGAWIAVRGEFAVFPIFLLFILMLWMGGFDIIYATQDIEIDRKQGLHSVPARFGLEKSLRIALASHLAMLVLCVVFGFFWNMGWIWWAITGLMTAAIVYIHLFRKSNDLDAMNRDFFLANVAISALVMVGLIVWICMGGDVNALY from the coding sequence ATGAATAAAATCCTTGAATTTACACATCTTGTTCGTTTGAGCCATTCGCTGTTTGCAATGCCTTTTGCGATTGGCTCCATGTGGGTTGCGGCAAACGGTTTCCGTGACATGAGCGCTTATGAGACCGTCCGCATTATCGTGCTCATCGTGCTTTGCATGGTGACCGCCCGTAACAGCGCCATGAGCTTTAACCGCATTGCAGACGCCAAGTTCGATGCGGAGAATCCGCGCACAGCAAAGCGCCATTTGCCGGCCGGGCGCCTGAGCCGAAAATCGGTGATGGCGTTCTTGGCGTTGAACGGAATCTTGTTTGTTGTGTTTGCATGGATGCTCCAGCCGCTTGCTGGCGCGCTTGCGTTCCCGGTGTGGCTATTGCTGCTCTCGTATTCGTACTGGAAGCGCTTTAGCTGGCTTTGCCACTGGTTCCTTGGCTTTGCGATTGGCATGAGTCCGCTTGGCGCCTGGATCGCGGTTCGTGGTGAATTTGCTGTGTTCCCGATTTTCCTCCTGTTCATTCTGATGCTCTGGATGGGTGGCTTTGACATTATTTACGCGACGCAGGATATTGAAATTGACCGCAAGCAGGGCTTGCATTCCGTGCCCGCCCGCTTTGGCCTTGAAAAATCCTTGCGCATTGCGCTGGCGAGCCATTTGGCGATGCTTGTGCTTTGTGTTGTGTTCGGATTCTTCTGGAACATGGGCTGGATCTGGTGGGCGATTACGGGACTCATGACTGCCGCGATTGTCTATATTCACTTGTTCAGAAAGTCTAATGACCTGGATGCGATGAACCGCGACTTTTTCCTTGCGAACGTGGCGATTAGTGCCCTCGTGATGGTGGGTCTCATTGTCTGGATTTGCATGGGAGGTGATGTCAATGCCCTTTATTAA
- a CDS encoding InlB B-repeat-containing protein, which translates to MKKGLLATALIWVANAVAAPTIMPVAPKLVDGCYQIGTAEELYGFAAIANGTNGMTRNKAACGKLTANIVVNKNVLANDTLNGDGSNFVPWTPIEEFSGTIDGQYHTISGIYMSKDHDEAEWVAPILSVRPAKSSDTITIKNIGIEDSYIYNNRYAAGFIATVDSGTVAMTNVYYASFIRGRYDTAGGLIGEVKKGSLFIKNTYTFVPRSIVREACLVGDMYSGTKSESINSYTPSELNLMTGINALSIPYREFTDGSLALRLHNYDEGNAWGQNVGVDNHPTFSGKVTNYAGNLKVSSLTFNTGFEHEPFIEGYVEGEITPLPIPTKEGYAFIGWFEDKEFTGDTILTINRTMTGDKELYAMWATLPKLVNGCYEIGTASELYGFAAIVNGTNGTKRESCACGKLTTNISVSEKFVEFSTYKRWFPMMEFCGTFDGNGKTISGLTYLTNGSIGNIGFFGTTKSKYISYNEQYRAVIKDLEIADAYFQADTCIGTLIGNGRDVDIINVHTTGSVHGRYAIGGIAGQLSNSNITHTINEAGGDARAAGGAFIGVSHGTIRITNSYNKGHVTPNNDGCCSSSNKPAVQVVGYNYGTTIFENSYHMPTKYWDNDRATLDGVTAINSFYDGSYVGKNGTHVTTHEFNDGTVAKLLREYKTDNVDGSIWGQNVGVDESPVFVDKLVFSSTITPKAPKQTNGCYQIGTIEELFGFANIVNAALYNITPFCAELTSDIVLNKDVRANEKGAIQWIPIKDFDGTFDGQGHTISGIYFKDTTVTNAGLFASIINRDPLSPTTIKNLNITDSYIHGGLNTGALVGEIDSLSQKVSIENCQVEATVGNSYINNAKPYIGGLVGNQHGGELTITQSSSVGDFFGYGSTGGLIGIVTGKSNIINSYNVATISNAFNFYNLVGSISGSYYSGTTLFSPQVNVENSYALVISSKNKELTYVHLMRGNATFKNVFYYLYSGSAETNGQALFKTSEEQIKDGSLATALHTYKSETADGSVWGQKIGTDEYPKLTGNITGATSVKSSSLKLVTYDTDTTTYRDKYVEGLESLLPIPERKDYVFKGWFSNKDYSGSPVKFIPNDATGDLTYYAQWWHNPSIVNNCYEIGDIGELYQFADMYNSEAKHTSTCVKLTANIIDNKNVLVNGKINEADSAKFKKWTPIKNFIGTFDGQGHTISGLFVSSFADGVGLFGSIGLTREVGEPVTKTVIQNINIKDSYFYGNKYVGSLIGRAESASILSVINISSESNINANSNHAGGIIGYYGNDEGPDEGIELNIVNVHHDGETFGLNCVGGIAGSILYAKSTIINASNTGATLGYGGIGGLVGQIISYGTSKSTMMYSYNEGFVSSINAVVGGLVAFQKYFLDLYNSYNVGNVQAGTFKSGGIIGQTDGILSIINTYNKGIVSAEKDSLVDALVAETGENSEVSLNNTFYVNTAKTTQSGTAASATEFTDLSLAKKLHDYNKNGINGDVWGQETGDAYPHFKKNVVEEFAAAYIKTLNLEIAISSSSSVNSSSSTAQSSSSSAKSSSSSENSISSVTVSSSSEESSSSAKSSSSSAKSSSSSKIASSSSSSAKSSSSAKSSSSSAKSSSSVTVFSSSKGTGLEKVRSIAKLHIAVEPNFISIHGAQIGANVTLLDMQGRVLYRHHAVSSDFNIAKPAPGSYIIHIMNKKQIVTIR; encoded by the coding sequence ATGAAAAAAGGTTTATTGGCAACAGCCCTTATTTGGGTAGCAAACGCTGTTGCAGCACCGACCATTATGCCTGTCGCCCCGAAGTTGGTTGACGGCTGTTACCAAATCGGCACCGCCGAAGAACTTTACGGTTTTGCCGCCATCGCGAATGGCACGAACGGCATGACTCGCAACAAAGCCGCCTGCGGCAAGCTCACCGCCAACATCGTTGTCAACAAGAACGTCCTTGCCAATGACACGCTCAACGGCGACGGCTCTAACTTTGTTCCATGGACTCCGATTGAAGAATTCAGCGGAACAATCGACGGCCAATACCACACCATCTCCGGCATTTACATGAGCAAAGACCATGACGAAGCCGAATGGGTCGCCCCGATTCTTTCAGTGAGACCGGCGAAAAGCAGCGATACAATCACCATCAAGAACATCGGTATCGAAGATTCATACATTTATAACAACAGATATGCAGCCGGATTCATCGCCACTGTAGATTCCGGAACTGTCGCAATGACGAACGTCTATTACGCAAGCTTTATAAGGGGCAGATACGACACTGCTGGCGGGCTTATCGGCGAAGTCAAAAAAGGATCTTTGTTCATCAAGAATACATACACATTTGTTCCAAGATCAATTGTCAGAGAAGCATGTCTGGTAGGCGATATGTATTCCGGCACAAAGAGCGAGAGCATAAATTCTTACACCCCAAGTGAATTGAACCTCATGACGGGTATCAATGCATTGAGCATTCCCTACAGAGAATTTACCGACGGCTCGCTCGCGCTTAGGCTCCACAACTATGACGAAGGCAATGCATGGGGTCAAAATGTAGGCGTAGACAATCACCCGACTTTCAGCGGAAAGGTGACCAACTACGCAGGCAATCTCAAAGTTTCAAGCCTCACATTTAACACAGGGTTTGAGCACGAACCTTTTATCGAAGGATATGTCGAAGGCGAAATAACTCCACTCCCCATCCCGACAAAAGAAGGCTATGCCTTTATCGGCTGGTTCGAGGACAAAGAATTTACGGGCGACACCATATTAACAATAAACCGCACTATGACGGGAGACAAAGAACTGTATGCAATGTGGGCAACGCTCCCCAAGCTTGTGAACGGCTGCTACGAAATAGGCACTGCTAGTGAGCTATATGGATTTGCCGCCATCGTCAACGGCACCAACGGGACAAAGCGAGAGAGTTGCGCTTGCGGAAAACTCACGACAAACATTTCGGTAAGCGAAAAATTCGTCGAATTTAGCACGTACAAGCGCTGGTTTCCGATGATGGAATTTTGCGGAACGTTCGATGGCAACGGCAAGACTATTTCTGGACTGACATACTTAACGAATGGTTCCATCGGAAATATCGGATTTTTCGGAACAACAAAATCCAAATACATTTCTTATAACGAACAATATCGAGCAGTCATCAAAGATCTTGAAATTGCCGATGCCTACTTCCAAGCAGACACTTGTATCGGAACGCTAATCGGGAATGGCCGCGATGTCGATATCATCAACGTTCACACCACCGGTTCCGTCCACGGAAGATACGCTATCGGAGGCATAGCAGGACAACTTTCCAATTCAAACATCACCCATACCATCAACGAAGCCGGAGGCGATGCACGAGCTGCAGGTGGTGCTTTCATCGGCGTGTCCCATGGAACAATCCGAATTACAAATTCATACAACAAAGGACATGTTACTCCGAACAACGACGGCTGTTGTTCATCATCTAACAAGCCTGCCGTTCAAGTAGTCGGTTACAATTATGGAACAACCATATTCGAAAACTCCTACCACATGCCGACAAAATACTGGGACAACGACAGAGCTACGCTAGATGGCGTTACTGCAATCAACAGTTTTTACGATGGCTCCTATGTAGGCAAAAACGGCACTCACGTTACAACGCACGAATTCAACGATGGCACAGTAGCCAAGCTTTTGCGCGAATACAAAACCGATAACGTAGATGGTTCAATTTGGGGACAAAATGTTGGCGTTGACGAATCACCTGTTTTTGTAGACAAACTTGTATTCTCTTCGACAATCACACCCAAGGCACCCAAGCAGACAAATGGTTGTTACCAAATCGGCACAATCGAAGAGCTTTTTGGATTTGCAAATATCGTCAATGCAGCCTTGTACAACATCACGCCATTCTGCGCCGAGCTCACCAGCGATATCGTTTTGAACAAAGACGTTCGAGCCAATGAAAAGGGTGCAATTCAATGGATTCCCATTAAGGATTTCGACGGCACATTCGATGGTCAAGGGCATACCATTTCGGGAATTTACTTTAAAGATACGACGGTAACAAATGCGGGCTTGTTCGCATCAATTATCAATCGTGACCCTCTCAGTCCGACAACAATCAAGAACTTGAACATCACCGATTCCTACATTCACGGCGGTTTAAATACAGGTGCATTGGTAGGCGAAATCGACTCGCTCAGCCAAAAGGTTTCCATCGAAAATTGTCAAGTAGAGGCGACTGTCGGCAACAGCTACATCAATAACGCCAAGCCATACATTGGCGGACTTGTCGGAAACCAACACGGCGGAGAACTTACAATTACACAGTCTTCTAGCGTAGGCGACTTTTTTGGCTACGGAAGTACAGGCGGGCTTATCGGTATTGTCACAGGGAAATCGAACATCATCAACTCATATAATGTCGCTACCATTTCCAATGCCTTTAATTTCTACAATCTTGTCGGTTCTATATCTGGCTCATATTATTCAGGAACCACACTTTTTTCTCCGCAAGTCAACGTAGAAAACTCCTATGCCTTAGTAATATCCTCCAAGAACAAAGAGTTAACTTATGTTCACCTCATGAGGGGGAACGCCACATTTAAAAATGTATTCTATTACCTATATTCTGGTTCCGCAGAAACTAACGGTCAAGCGCTCTTCAAAACAAGTGAAGAACAAATTAAAGACGGTTCTTTGGCAACAGCCTTGCATACATACAAAAGCGAAACTGCTGACGGTTCTGTATGGGGGCAAAAAATTGGCACAGATGAATATCCAAAACTCACCGGAAATATCACAGGCGCTACTTCTGTCAAGAGTTCTTCGTTGAAGTTGGTAACATACGATACAGACACAACCACATATCGCGACAAATATGTCGAAGGATTAGAAAGCTTACTTCCGATTCCCGAACGCAAGGACTATGTTTTTAAGGGTTGGTTCAGCAACAAGGACTATTCAGGAAGTCCAGTGAAATTCATTCCAAACGATGCAACAGGCGACTTGACTTATTACGCCCAATGGTGGCACAACCCGAGCATTGTCAACAACTGCTACGAAATCGGCGACATTGGCGAGCTGTATCAATTTGCCGACATGTACAACAGCGAAGCGAAGCACACGAGCACATGTGTCAAGCTTACGGCAAACATCATCGACAACAAGAATGTTCTCGTCAACGGAAAAATCAACGAAGCAGATTCTGCAAAATTCAAAAAATGGACTCCAATCAAGAATTTCATTGGTACGTTTGATGGTCAAGGTCACACCATTTCAGGTCTTTTCGTTTCCAGTTTCGCAGATGGAGTCGGGCTCTTTGGCTCAATCGGCTTAACAAGAGAAGTCGGTGAACCCGTGACCAAAACAGTCATTCAAAACATCAACATCAAAGACTCTTATTTCTACGGAAACAAGTATGTCGGGAGTCTCATTGGACGAGCCGAATCAGCTTCTATTTTGTCGGTGATAAATATTTCTAGCGAAAGCAACATCAATGCAAATTCCAATCACGCTGGAGGAATCATCGGTTATTATGGCAACGATGAAGGTCCGGACGAAGGCATCGAACTGAACATAGTCAACGTCCACCATGATGGCGAAACTTTTGGTCTCAATTGCGTCGGAGGCATTGCAGGTTCTATCTTATATGCAAAATCAACTATAATCAACGCGTCTAATACTGGAGCCACTTTAGGGTATGGCGGAATTGGCGGATTAGTCGGGCAAATAATTAGCTACGGCACATCTAAATCCACAATGATGTACTCTTACAACGAAGGCTTTGTCAGTTCCATCAATGCTGTAGTAGGCGGTTTAGTTGCATTCCAGAAATATTTCCTAGATCTTTACAACTCTTACAATGTTGGCAACGTCCAAGCAGGTACGTTTAAATCTGGCGGGATTATTGGACAAACGGACGGTATTCTTTCCATCATTAATACGTATAACAAAGGCATTGTCAGCGCCGAAAAGGATTCATTAGTAGACGCACTCGTCGCCGAAACGGGCGAAAATTCCGAAGTCTCATTGAACAATACATTCTATGTGAATACAGCAAAAACAACTCAAAGCGGAACCGCAGCAAGTGCTACCGAGTTTACAGATTTGTCGCTGGCCAAGAAGCTCCATGATTACAACAAGAATGGAATTAATGGTGACGTATGGGGGCAAGAAACAGGTGATGCTTACCCGCACTTCAAGAAGAATGTTGTCGAAGAATTTGCAGCCGCTTACATCAAGACGCTCAACCTCGAAATTGCAATTAGCTCTTCAAGCAGCGTGAATTCGAGCAGCTCTACCGCGCAATCGTCATCCAGTTCCGCAAAATCGTCTTCAAGCAGCGAGAATTCAATTTCTAGCGTAACGGTCTCCAGCTCTAGCGAAGAATCCAGTAGTTCCGCGAAGTCGTCGTCCTCCTCTGCGAAATCCAGCAGTTCTTCAAAGATTGCTTCGAGTTCTTCGAGCAGCGCGAAATCGAGCAGCTCCGCGAAGTCATCTTCGAGCAGTGCAAAGTCTAGTTCCAGCGTAACTGTTTTCAGCTCAAGCAAGGGAACAGGACTTGAAAAAGTAAGGTCAATTGCAAAATTGCACATTGCCGTTGAACCAAACTTCATTTCGATTCACGGAGCACAGATTGGAGCCAACGTAACTTTATTGGATATGCAAGGACGAGTTCTGTACCGCCATCATGCGGTGAGTTCGGACTTTAACATTGCCAAACCGGCCCCAGGATCGTATATAATACACATCATGAACAAAAAGCAAATCGTCACGATACGGTAA
- a CDS encoding CotH kinase family protein has protein sequence MIRLKKMRPFFAFAAVLGTVFILGCAEENKNPIIPGNDEPGPQCLTPGACNDTIIKPKPGGGYDTSVVPVNPHFDTTYEIIGTDTVRVIDTVYIPQDTSLIWVGQSALRITEIAPLNTDWLDENGDDPSWVEIYNSGDKDIDLKGYTLVENMKNLRKWVFGSYVLKAKSFLVVFCDKKNISAVQSADLDGGRHTRPHTNWKLDKNGGTIYLIDKYNGIRDSVEYPELTAGLSWGIVDGGYWKYFEKPTPEKPNTASKAYDDVAPEADMSGLKSGFYSEPFKLNPPALDEGVKLRCTTDGSVPTENSPEFNSPKTIDHSVAFRCATFKKGALPNKVTTRTFFVDEDQVKMPIVAISVDSSFFREHYIKTSCNAPKGCSDSAGLYADVELPVHVEYFENGSSTKNGSTWEIDAGISLMGGYSRLNDKKSVAIRLREEYQDGSINYPLFETRKGVNDKYKSFNLRNNGNRFVSDYIEDAMGGALLEGTSVDYQRSRQVVVFYNGKYYGIHDMRERFNKHYVETNYKIDANTVNFIKHLGKEVEASNGTTDAYMNMLHYVATNDFSGENNAKYDTVKTMLDVGNLADYMAAEIYMHNGDWPNNNVRAWSAPGHPWKFMVYDLDHGFDWTWGVNDKEFNQESNMFAWIKKGGGNKPCKDEGCFANLYNQLIKNPDFKRMFINRSAVMFNSYTNGKNVEKIVNSMVSTIDKAEMDRDLAKFKQDQKYYTNSCPDNNGFSRDGSCLKKWANDRDPKVLQEYQEEFGLSGTVSVSIGATGNGTVLMEGMKLPSASFKGKFFGGVKMELKAVPDAGAVFTGWSDGVTDNPRLVSPTDGASFTAKFQ, from the coding sequence GTGATACGTTTGAAAAAAATGAGACCGTTCTTTGCCTTTGCTGCGGTTTTAGGTACAGTTTTTATTCTTGGCTGTGCTGAGGAGAATAAAAACCCGATTATACCAGGTAACGATGAACCTGGTCCGCAATGTTTAACGCCTGGTGCTTGTAACGATACGATCATTAAGCCGAAACCAGGTGGCGGCTATGACACATCGGTCGTTCCTGTGAACCCGCATTTTGATACGACGTATGAAATTATTGGTACGGATACTGTTCGCGTTATCGATACGGTTTATATTCCGCAAGATACGTCGCTTATTTGGGTGGGACAATCTGCATTGCGTATCACGGAAATTGCTCCGCTGAATACGGACTGGCTGGACGAAAACGGCGATGATCCGTCCTGGGTGGAAATTTACAATTCCGGCGATAAGGATATCGATCTGAAGGGCTACACGCTTGTTGAAAACATGAAGAACTTGCGCAAGTGGGTCTTTGGTAGCTATGTTCTCAAGGCTAAGTCTTTCTTGGTCGTTTTCTGCGATAAGAAAAATATTTCTGCAGTGCAGAGTGCTGATCTTGATGGTGGTCGCCATACGCGCCCGCATACGAACTGGAAGCTCGATAAGAACGGCGGCACGATTTACTTGATCGACAAGTACAACGGAATCCGTGATAGTGTTGAATATCCTGAATTGACAGCTGGCCTTAGCTGGGGTATTGTCGATGGCGGATACTGGAAATACTTTGAAAAGCCGACTCCGGAAAAGCCGAATACAGCATCAAAGGCTTACGATGATGTTGCTCCTGAAGCAGATATGAGCGGCCTTAAGTCTGGATTCTACAGTGAACCGTTTAAGCTGAATCCTCCTGCTCTTGATGAAGGTGTCAAGCTCCGTTGCACAACGGATGGTTCTGTTCCGACGGAAAATTCTCCAGAATTTAATTCCCCGAAGACGATTGACCACAGCGTGGCTTTCCGCTGCGCGACATTCAAGAAGGGCGCCCTTCCGAATAAGGTTACAACCCGCACGTTCTTTGTTGACGAAGACCAGGTGAAGATGCCGATCGTTGCAATCAGCGTGGATTCCAGCTTCTTCCGTGAACATTATATCAAGACGAGCTGCAATGCTCCGAAGGGTTGCAGTGACAGTGCTGGCCTTTATGCCGATGTTGAATTGCCTGTCCACGTGGAATATTTCGAAAATGGATCTTCTACGAAGAATGGCTCGACTTGGGAAATTGATGCCGGCATTTCCTTGATGGGTGGCTATAGCCGCTTGAATGACAAGAAGTCGGTTGCAATTCGCCTCCGTGAAGAATATCAGGATGGCAGCATCAACTATCCGTTGTTCGAAACCCGCAAGGGCGTAAATGACAAGTACAAGTCCTTTAACCTCCGCAATAACGGCAACCGCTTTGTTAGCGACTACATCGAAGATGCTATGGGCGGAGCCCTTCTCGAAGGTACTAGCGTCGATTACCAGAGAAGCCGTCAGGTTGTGGTGTTCTATAACGGTAAGTACTACGGCATTCATGACATGCGTGAACGCTTCAACAAGCATTACGTAGAAACGAACTACAAGATTGATGCGAATACGGTGAATTTCATCAAGCATTTGGGCAAGGAAGTTGAAGCCAGCAACGGTACGACGGACGCCTATATGAACATGCTCCACTATGTGGCGACGAATGATTTCTCCGGCGAAAACAATGCAAAGTATGATACCGTAAAGACGATGCTCGATGTGGGCAACTTGGCGGACTACATGGCTGCTGAAATTTATATGCACAATGGTGACTGGCCGAACAACAATGTTCGTGCATGGTCTGCTCCGGGGCATCCGTGGAAGTTCATGGTCTATGACCTCGACCATGGCTTTGACTGGACGTGGGGCGTGAACGATAAGGAATTCAACCAGGAATCCAATATGTTTGCCTGGATCAAGAAGGGTGGCGGAAACAAGCCGTGCAAGGATGAAGGCTGCTTCGCCAATCTTTATAACCAGCTCATCAAGAATCCGGATTTCAAGCGCATGTTCATTAACCGCTCGGCTGTGATGTTCAATAGCTACACGAACGGTAAGAATGTGGAAAAGATTGTCAATTCCATGGTTTCAACGATTGACAAGGCTGAAATGGATCGCGACCTCGCCAAGTTCAAGCAGGATCAAAAGTACTATACCAACTCTTGCCCTGACAATAATGGCTTCAGCAGGGATGGTTCTTGCTTAAAGAAATGGGCAAATGACCGCGATCCGAAGGTCCTTCAGGAATATCAGGAAGAATTTGGCTTGAGCGGTACTGTTTCTGTGAGCATTGGCGCCACTGGCAATGGTACTGTGCTTATGGAAGGCATGAAGCTTCCGAGTGCAAGTTTCAAGGGCAAGTTCTTTGGCGGCGTGAAAATGGAACTCAAGGCTGTTCCGGATGCTGGTGCGGTGTTTACTGGCTGGAGCGATGGCGTGACGGATAACCCGCGTCTCGTAAGCCCGACGGATGGCGCGTCCTTTACGGCGAAGTTCCAGTAA